GCTGTCAAAGAACACTTTATTCATTAACATTAGtaaaatgcaactttttcttttttacgTTCAGGACAAGGTGTCGTATGCTATTGAGATAGAGGGAAAAGAATACACAATTCATCTAGAAAAGAACAAGTAAGTGATGAATTCCTTGATTATTAAATTCCAACTGTGTCCAAATGACAGGTTGGCAGGTAGCATGCTAGTTTTGATTCCTGAGGTTCTTTATGAGAAGGGCAGTTACAAACTAACTCTGAGaaatctgcagagaaagacagTGAAAGTGGGTTGAGCCACATTGTCTTGGCTATCAGCCGGAAATGTTGAGCTCCTGCGACACTGGTGATCCTCTTGCAGTGAAGGAAGTAGTAGTTTGCTCAAAGGGGATCTGGGGAATCACTGAATAACTCTCCATTCACATCTGAAAGTAAACAAACTGAGTTATATTTcaagtaaatatttctgctttcctttgggttttgtttattgtttcagtttttttccCATCTCAGTAGCACAAGACTACTAACAAACGAGGAAGCTAACTTCATCTCCCGGCTCTTAATATCTGTAACTTACAGGGAACATAGATGTTGTCTgtcttgcttttaatttttaaagtactaCTTGAGCAACAGCAGGTTACCGTATATCAGGCTGTTTCCCTTGTAAAACTGCCTTCATAATAGAAGAGAGATAACTGTCTAAACATAGAAGGCCATTTGCCAAACTTCTGACCCTCAGGAACGTAGAAATTTGTCTACACTTGCATCTATGGATTTACAAGTATGGGCCGGCTGTCTTAATCATAGGAGACTTTCCCaatacattttcttccaaaaccgGGGAGGAGATGTTATATGCAGCCGCCTGagtgctgtgttgtttttcttctgtgtggaAGCTAGTGAGCTGTTAGCACCATCTAAAGACTTTGATGCTTGTTCTGCTTACCCAGGGTGAGGTGTGTGATTCAGTTTCATTAACAGTTCCACCATTCTGATATCTTGGATTTTGCTGTAGAAGTGCACAAgttcttagtcttttttttccttttgaattatACATTTAATTACAATTTATGTACCTGTGACACTTAATTAGGATTATCTTGCTACCTGCTATAGCATCATAGTTATTTCATGATATTCCTCTTGTGTTCTTTCTCTTCTACTCTCTTTCCGTACAGAGAACTGCTGCCCAAAGATTTCACAGTGTATACATATAGTAAGGAGGGGAAGTTGCAATCTGAATATCCAGATGTCCAGGTAggacttcttcctttttatacCTTTCCTGGAAGGTGACTTGAACATCGAGCATCTACATGCTGAGGGAGTTGTGTATTACATAATtatcattgtattttttcagtgagCCCAGTTCTAATTCCATGTATGAGCCATGCTTTTCCCAGAGAGAATCCTTGATTTTGTATGAGATTCTGGCCTGTAGTTTGTCATAGCCCCATGTTTTATGCAGAGATGATTGCTGTAAAAGCAGCTCCGCTCTAAAAAGGAAATACTCTTCTTAGCTGGGAAATATCTCATTGTTTCagagtggtggtggtgttgtCATAGAGCACAGTGCAGTGTTTGTGCCACTTCTGGACACAGGCCTCGTTTCTTATGGAGAGCAGAAGACATGGAGCAGAACTGGGCGTTACCTGATGCCTAtgtaaagcttttccttttgcacaCAGCGGTCTTCCAGATTGGTCAGCTGCTGACccatcttttcagttttatgagACGCTGTATTAGTGACGCTTCAGAAGTTTCAAGGGTTGACAGTCTAGCCATTAGTCCAGACATTTGGGAGCTACTGGAAGGGGCGGAGGACCTTTGAGAGGGACATTATATGCATAGTCTTGGAGTTATTCcactgaaaatgtttgcagCGCTCTTCTTCTGTACAAGCAGGCTGCCTGCTAGGTTGCCTTTGAAAATTTAATTACTTCTGTAGAATAAGAATAAATAGCAGCTTTTGCAATacaaaaagcatgaaagcaTTTCTAATGGCTTCCCTTTCAAAGGAACGATGCCGATATGTAAGAGGAGTGAAGTGTTAGTCATATATGATTCataggattttgtttttgaaaatagagCACCTGAACTGACTATTTACTTCCTATAAAAAAGTGACTgagaggaaaaatgctttttctgcacAAGGTTACGGAAGTTACGGTGACCCTGAAGGATTGTTGCATGCTTCGGCATTCAGTGCTGAAAGAACAGGCGATGTAATCTACCTGACCCTTATAGTAACATTCAAAAATGCACTTGCCAGAGAAAACTGAATGTATTTGCCATGTATTACCCTCTTTTCACGTTTCCAAAATGTCTAATACAGAGGATAAAATGGAACTATTGTGTCTCCTCGGGGCTGATGGGGGATGTTCTGTGCATTTGAGAAGTTTAGGCAGCACAGTGCCTTGGCGAGGATAGCAAGTGTTGGCCCTTTTCTTGCTAGGGGGAGGCTACATGCAGGCCAAACATTctccaaaattgttttttcaaagTCTGAATGATGATTTGGCCCAAATCAGTAGGGAGGGGCTAGCCTCAAAATATTTGAGGCAGGGTGGAGGACAGAACTGCAAAGGATGGCTTAGTGTCAAGCTAAGAAATCCAGTCGCTAGATAATGCCTCTGAGCCCTGCTTGTCAGTATTGCTGCATGGTAGCAGTGTCAGCTCGGAATCCGGCTTCAGGTAGAACGACTGAGTGGGCGAGTGGGATGTTAAACTCAGATCTAATGAACTACTGGCTGTATCGAGTTGTGAAGAGCGTATTCTTCACAGAATAGGACTCGGACTGGGTCCCTACCTCCCTATATATCTGACAGTTTGGTTAGCTTCTCATGTAGAGGTCCTTGTGGCACCAAAGCACGTGATGAAGTCTAGGTGCATGCTGGAGAAGGAAATGCTGTTATGCTGTGGTAGAGCCAGAGGCAAGTTAGAAGCTGTAGACTACAGGTAAAAGGTGTGTGGCAGCTTTGACCTTAAACATTATATTGTCAAGTTGCAGCTGCTGCGGGTCAGTGGCAGGCATGGCAATTTATGTGCTCAGGGGTCGTACTGGGTGCGCAGAAATGCATGGAATATGCGTGTAATATGCCTTTGTTTTCCCACATAGGATCACTGCCATTACCAGGGATACGTGGAGGGGATCCTGGATTCTGTTGTTGCTGTCAGCACTTGCTCGGGGCTCAGGTAGCAGAACGCATCTTTTGTGCTGCAGTTGTCACTTGAGGCTCACGGCTCACTGAAcctgaaacaaaaattcttcctgtttttaaatactgttcaGCCAGATGGGAATTCATTGactggggctgagctgcaatAGTGTATATCTTTATGTAGTCTTTCTGCAGTCTTGTTTGTTCAGGTAGAGTTAACAGATATTTCCACCAGCTTTAAATAAGTTAATGCAATTCTGTATCAGAGTACAGAAAGCCATTTGTTGACACAATTTTTGGCTTATTTGAATTGATGGTCATTGTGAAGAACCATACTCGGTGCAAAAGTGTAAAGTGGAATACCATTCTGCAAATTTTATAGAATTGCACTTTAGCTTATGCACTTCGAATGTGATTGAAAATTCTTTTTGTGTTGGGCTAATTTACATACCTTTTGGGACTTCAGTTCGATGCAGCAGCATGTCAGACACAAAAGTGGCGATAATAATGGAGCTACGTTTTTTCTGCATGTGATTTAATTTCTCAGGCGTTGCAAACtgatgaaaatgtttaatttgctgtatttgtGAAGGCCTTTTCCAGTGAAAGGCTGTGTTCAGCCTTTAAGTGAAGCGTGCTGTTTTGCAAGGACAAAGAGGACAGAGATATAGTCACTCCTTTAGTTACcaaagaataacttttttttttcactgtaaaaatcTGCATAGCTATTCTGTGTTTAATGCAAGAACTTCTTGCACGCTACTATATTTTAGGGGTTTGGTGACCATAGGGAACATCACCTATGGGATTGATCCCATGGATTCGTCCTCTGGctccaaacacattttatacCCATTGGATAATGTGAAGAAAGAGCCCACAATGTGCGGAGTAACCACCGAAGGCCATGAAAGGGAACGTGCAGGGGAAAATCACCATCCCAGTATGACTCAGCTGCTGCGAGTAAGTGCACCACTGTTTTCTCCATAGTCCCCTATAATGGGTTTTGTGAATGTTCAGCTAAGAATATGGAAGCAGCTTATTGGATTTCCTGGGGTTTAGCTCATACCTAAAGGTTTCTGATCCAGAGGGTTTTCTACTCTGCTGGAAAATGCAATTGTCTCAACAAAGCAGTtgcaattttcttctgcttctccacaCAGCAGTGAGAGTTCAGTGGCTAGCTAGGTTATTCATTGACAGAGCTTTCAGGGACTTTTAAGGGCAGGAACAGTACCATCATTGGAGAGGCTCATTATCAAAGTATTGCATCATAAGCCAGCAGAATATTGTGTTCAGTCCATTCTCCGAACCATCAGTATAACAGTTAGGTGTGAATGTCCCCCTTGCTGTTTAAAGACTGGCTATATGGGAACACAGTTGCAGGAAAAGCAGGAGTATCAAACGTACTAAGAGGCTGCAGCATTTGGTTGTTAGTATATTTCTGCTCCTTTATAAAAATGCATACTGTCTTTCCAAAGAAACCTGTGTGAAAAGTAAAAAGGTTCCCTGCTTAGGAAACACTGTAAGTCCTTGTATAGCTCAATTTTAGTGTAAAACGCTGTAGAGAAATTGTCATTGCTTTAGATTGCACTTCTTGGTTTTGGCTAGTTTTCAACTTGGCAGAGTGTCTCTTAAACTACTAGTTGTGTCAAGTGAGATATGACAATATAATATTTCTTGTTGTTACTTACACCTGAATTAATGAACTTGAAATTATCCAAAACctttttccccagagaaaaaGAGCCGTCCTACATCAAACAAGATATGTGGAGCTATTCATAGTCGTGGATAAAGAAAAGGTAGGGATTGTGtattgctttctcttccttctcccaagGAGATGACTTGAAAAGCCCTCAGTCTCCGTTATTCCCGAATGGGCTGTTGAAAGACAATGACACTTTAGACAAGGTTATGCAAAAACGTTAACGTATAACTGAATAAACGTGTCCGATGTGATACTCCTCAAGAAAACAGTAAACTCTCAGACATGGAGAGTTTCTATCAGCAAAGGAATTAAtaatggaaggaaaacacatGGCAAAAACTGTCTTTCCTGTCTTCTCTTGGATATTGAACAGCTCAGTAACAGCAATGAAGATGCTGTTTTCTTGATGATCATCTTGATAAGCAGGGGTTCAACTTTGTGTCTTTTAAGCAGGAGATTGGGAGCCTGGCAAGAATGATTTTTGTTATTAGTCTTAAAATgttctattcatttttctgagttttttctttatcttcttttcatGACCAAGTTTATTTATCTTGCAGTTTGAAGATTTTGGGAAAAGTGAAACAGAAGTAAGAGAACACATGGTGCAACTGGCAAACTTCCTTGATAGTGTAAGTTACAGACACGCTGACCTTAAGTAGGAATGACAGCATATGCAACAGCCTTTCAGCTGTGTTTACGTTTATAAACTTCCACCTTGGAGTTTGTTCTCTTACCACTTTGGAGAGAATGAAATAAAGGTTTTTGTCAAGCTAGGAACTAAACCTGTTCCGATGGGTCATCACtatgaaagcttttttcctcccctaaaTTCATCTGCAGTTATACTTGAGATTTAACTTAGGGAACTGTTGTAACCTGTGACACACAGTGACAGGACAGATTATTGCTGTCTTTGTGTATGTAACCTTTAGGTTAGAGGAAAAAGCATGTCTTTCAACTTGACTATTTCAGATGATGTTATTTGTCAGGATTTAGactactttttatttgtgtCTTGGATTTCCTTGTAGTATGGCCAGTGTGGCATTTAAGCGTTGATTCTGTAGctaattaaaatttaacttACCGGGATAATGCATCCTGGTGATATGAATGGtgtactgaattaaaaaaaaaaaaaagtggaaaaaatatgggGGGAAAAAGTAGGTTCTCACAGTAGGATACATAACACAAAACCACTTGTTCTTATCTGAAggtcttcagaaatatttctcctttttattttatattttcttccccagatgTACGTAATGTTGAACATCCGCATTGTACTGGTTGGCCTGGAGATCTGGAAGTACGAAAACATCATTAGTACAGACGGAGGTGCTGGTGATGTGCTGGCAAATTTTGTACAGTGGCGAGAGAAGAATCTTGTTTTGCGACGGAGACATGACAGTGCCCAGTTTGTTCTGTGAGTTGAGGTTCCCTTCCCTTTGACTTTTAAGAAGCTTATTCTATTCCTGTCGGCTTAGCTCTGCTCTAGTATCAAAAGTAGCTGTCTTTTGGCAGAGTACTGAATGCaatctgctgtgttttatgGGAAAACACTCCAAGTCAACTTAAGGATTTTAACGTTTCTGTGGACCTTGAACTCAGTGTCCTCTCTGACAGATacatttctaaatttattttcttgtcccACATCTCctgcaatgttttatttttgtattgtgtAAAGCTTGTAATCAGATAATCCTTTGTCAGGATTGCACACTGTTTAGACTTGTAGGACTTTTTTGCTTGGAAGTGAGTATAAGCCTGGTGCTGAGCATTGCATCCGCACGGAGtaaaagctgtttctgcagttgGTATCCAGAAACCAGCTGCGCAGTTCGAGCTTTGCCGTGTGACATTAATCTGTCCATTCCTGCTGCCTGAAGCAAGCACCGAATTTGCAGGACGCGTGCCCCCGTGCACTTCCTGCCCCTGCAGATAGCACAGTACTTAGGAAGTCACTACCCAAAGTACAAGGGAGGGCAGAGGCGAGAGCACTGCTTTGCACAGGGGCAGCTGCCCAATCTGCCCTTGCACAAAGCAGTAGCACCCcttcctgcagggcagcaggagctcagaGCCTCTTCTCCTCTGAGGCAGAGCACTGCTGGTCAGGTTATGAGGGCAAGatggctgaaaaaaatgcttttaaaaatcgTTTTGTATGAAGTAAAATGTGGTCCGTTGCAATTAAGCTTTAAGATCTATGTAGAAACAAACTAAGATAGTAATGAAAAGGAAGTCAGCAAGGAAAGGAACCTATGTTTGGCAATAGTAGAAAGGCAGTTAATGGCCAATTTAAACACATGATTTTAAGGGTGGAGAACTTAGCTTTTCATGTTCAGAAGGAATATGTGGGAGAGGCTGACTCTCTGCAAtctcttaatttaaaagaaaaaaaatgaacagaaaggtAAAGCTGAAGTAGTACCTTTATACCCAAAATAATTAGTAGCTCTTGTAGCAGTGTTCTTCCCATTTGCTAGCATATGAGAGCTGAAAAGCCAGTGTTTTGTGCCCAGAAGCTACTGAGTGGCTGTATGGATGGGCTGTATTGTTAACAGATGGTATTGTGTTGTCTGTATGGTTGGGAAgattatctttctctttttctctcactgACTGTAGGAAGAAGGGATTTGGTGGCACTGCTGGAATGGCCTATGTTGGAACAGTGTGCTCCAAGAGCCACGCAGGAGGCATTAATGTGGTGAGATATCTTTAGTAATGCTGTGAGTATGaacaagataaaataaataaattgcactCCACAAGTCTTCCTGGAAGTGCAGAATCTTTAACACCACAGCTGAAGTGGTTTAATGGGGGCTTTCATGTGGTCACTGTTTCTGGCAATTCCTTGAAGAGTTGTGACCCAGGTATCTACTGTCTTCTGCATCCTCTGATTAGCCTTCCCTCTCCTCAGCATGCAGTGCTCATGAGGAAGGGACAGGATTTCTCTGCTGATGTTTTCAGCACCCATGTTGTAGAAGTATGTGGGAGCTATGAGCATTCATCTCAAATCTGTCCCCTGTTGGTGTCTGCTTGACATCTGCAGCTGTGCCATTTTGCAGAACAGTGCTGGTTGGTTGCCCTCTTGTGTGAAATTACAGAGCGTTAATGAGCTGCATTGACTTTTTGGCACATAAGTAAGCACTGACTTTCTCAATATCAAGTGTCCGCtaactttctttgttttgctcttgtGCAGTTTGGAAAAATCAGTATACAGATGTTTGCATCGATTATGGCTCACGAACTGGGACATAACCTGGGGATGAACCATGATGATGAAAGAGTCTGTCACTGTGGAGCAAGCAGTTGCATTATGAGCTCTGGGGCATCGTAAGTAACTGAGGAAAGGGGAGGCGATTCCAAACTGTCAAAACTCCCTGTGTATATGCTTAGTTCTTACAAGTCACAGGAAAGCAAGTATCATGCTTGTTCTACAACCTGAGGGAGTGCTTGTGGATTGACGTGGTGTAAAGATATGCTCGTGTTCTCTGTACAGGGGATCAAGGAacttcagcagctgcagtgcagaagaCTTCGAGAAGCTAACTCTCAACAAAGGTGGAAGCTGCCTGCTCAACGTTCCCAAGCCTGATGAAACCTATAGCGTCCCATACTGTGGGAACAGGCTGGTAGATGTAGGGGAGGAGTGTGACTGTGGTTCGCCAAAGGTTAGGAGCTTGCATGTCTTACAAATGCTGCCTGGGTAGCCTTGCATGCCCCtcactggagagcagcctgtGACTGGCTGAGGGTGTGATTTCCTGACATTCAcagaacttctgttttcaggaatGTGAAAGCGATCCTTGCTGTGAACCAGGTACTTGTAGGCTCCGATCCGGTGCTGCATGCGCTTACGGTGACTGCTGTAAAAACTGCCAGGTAAGAGACTGAGATGTATTATTTGGAAGTGTTCTTCAGTGGGTTTAGAAAAGGAGTGTAGACTTAGCCAGTGCATCTGTGAGATGAGCAGCACACTCTGTACTGGGAATTGTCCTGCACGTTTATAGCACCCCCAGAGGGCTGCAGATCAATGCCCTTTTTGTTGGGAGCACACAGTGGGTTGGGTGCATCATTCGCTGCTGTGAGGTTTATATTTTCTGATAGTTTTCCCCCCCAACTCTCTTTTTAGCTCCTTCCTGGAGGAACTGAGTGTCGGGCAAGTAACAATGAGTGTGACCTACCAGAGTACTGCAACGGCACATCCCAATTCTGCCAGCCAGACTTCACTGTTCAGAATGGTCACCCGTGCCACAATGAGGAAGCCTACTGTTACAATGGTGTTTGCCAGTACTACGATGCACAGTGTCAGGATATCTTTGGCTCAAGTGAGAGAGAGCACAATATTACAGTTTTTCTAGGAGATgtagttaaaagaaaacactgagcttatttaaatgtttcattgcTTTCCTGTAACAATGACCAGATGGCTTTGGCAAAGGATTTGTAATGGTGGTATTTATGGCTTTACCTTcgcacattttttctttgttacaaTTAGTGCTGTGCTGGTGATTTGAGTAGTAGTTTTCTGAGCATTCCTATTACAATGTGGCTTCTGGTTTATAGGACTTGAAATAACATCCAGTCAATTATGCCATTTGataagtgactttttttttttaacttggaacCTTGTGGTGCTGACATTTTCACTCTATCGTTTTGGTCAAGCTCTTGAGCTATCTGTGTTGCATGGAAAGCATTAGGCATAGCAGGGTAGTTGGTTTGGGGAATGGAAACATGATGATGTGAGATGTTTCTGTCTCTATTTAACCTGGTTCCTCTGTCTGGCGGAAtgggctgtttttttcagaagccaAAGCTGCCCCGaacatttgttttgctgaagtgAACTCCAAGGGTGATAGATTTGGCAATTGTGGTTTCCATGGCCATGACTACAAGAAATGTTCCAGCTGGTGAGTTGAGCCTGACACATCAAGAAATTCCTAAATGTATCATTGAGAATCTTTATTTTGGTGCCACAGTATTAACTTGGGGTTTTACAGCAGGCTCACTGTGGGAGGGAGACATTATGCCATAATCTAACCTTATCAGCAATGCATGCATCACTCAGTAACCACAGGGAGGTGGCTTAGAAAAGGTCTGAAAAAGATCTGAAACTTCTGAAGCTGTTAGTAGCACTTAACTAACTCACAGCCCCCACCCCTGCATTCATAAGCTTTGCTGGCTTTTGTTTTAGATTGTCTGGCTTTTAACTCTTGCCCTTAATAGTTGAAATGGGTTTGAATATTCAGGCAATTCTTCTGTAGCTGGGTTTTGAAGCTTTTGTGCTTGTGCTGCAATTCCTATGCTTGCAATGTTCTGTTGCCTCAGGGTGTCTTTGTGTCATGCACTCAGACTTGGGGCTATGGCAGGGAGAGTTTGTTCTACATCTGCCATCATTGATTGTTCTTATCCTGAAGTCTTTACATACAGCAAAAAGAATAGGAAATggtcatgttttcttttatgtaaaGATCCTGGCAGCTTGCAGAAAGAATGGGTAAATCCATACTCTTCCAGCACTGAAATGAGGCCCAGCTCAATTCTGTTTGGCAGGTTgcctcaattttattttcaagtagcGTCTTCCAGTAGAAAGAAAAGGTCATATCTGCTTTTAGTTGTCTTCTCAGAATAAATTAGTGTCATCATTACAGCATTTGTATGTTGATGTTGTAGGAATGCCATGTGTGGCAAGCTGCaatgtgaaaatgtgaaaactatGCCTGTTTTTGGAATTAAGCCTGCCATTATCCAAACTCCCATTAGAGGCACCACGTGCTGGGGTGTAGATTTCCAGCTAGGCTCTGATGTCCCTGATCCAGGAATGGTGAATGAAGGCACCAAATGTGGTACTGGAAAGGTAATTAACAAGTCCAAAGTGACTACTAGTAATTTGGGGTTTTAATGTGAATAAAACTTTCAGCTGCATTGTTTCATGGGTACATATGGCCACTATTCTTTTGGGAGGGGTTCACATAGTTAATGCAGAACTGAGTAAGTCGTTATGTACACATACTGCTTAGTATTGCAGTGcatgtccagaaaaaaaaaatctaaaacccCTCTCATTTGTagaggaagcaaaagaaaacaagtattttaagaGTCAGAATCCTTCCTCCATCAGTGAGCAGGAAGAACTAGGCTTGCACAAATGCCTCTAAgaaatttttcaattaaaatcgACCTAAACTAAATAGACTTGAGAAGCTTAGCACCAGTAGAGGAATGTGCATTCCACATACGCGTACTGCACACTGCTAATCCTTTACATTCAGACAAAAGCCTTCAAGTGACAATTCAGACCCCATACTGAGAAACCTTTTGTAGAGATGTTCCTGTGGAGTTAAGGTTTAGCACACAAGAGTCCGAGACTTGCTTTGCGGTCCATGAGAACAGAGTGCCTTGAAAGCCATGTGCAGTAGAGCTATCGGAGGTAAAGCAGGCAGCCTGGGGAGCAAGGAGTAGGAAGAAGGGGTAGGTCAGTGAAAAGCCATCACGCTTCACTTGTGTGCATCTCTTTAACTCCCCTAGATCTGTAGGCATTTCCAGTGTGTGAGTGCCTCTGTCCTGAACTATGACTGTGATGTAGAAAGGCAGTGTCACGGGCATGGGGTAAGTAGTGCAGGAGCCTCTGCTCCTACAAATAGTCCACTTAGAATGGATGCTAAGACTGTAAGTTTTGATATAACTAGCAGTGTTTCTGTACAAGGCTGTCTGACATCTTTGTTATGAGTTATGAGAACGCTGGATTTTTAGAGCCAATGAccatgcaaatatttaaactgaCTGTTCTTATTGCCAAAGGTCACAGTTTGAAAAAGGTACACTGTAACTGTGATCACTTAATAGCGTTTATATGCTAGTCTTCTTTTCACCTTGGAAGTCTCTTACCCTTC
The Cygnus olor isolate bCygOlo1 chromosome 27, bCygOlo1.pri.v2, whole genome shotgun sequence DNA segment above includes these coding regions:
- the ADAM9 gene encoding disintegrin and metalloproteinase domain-containing protein 9 isoform X1 translates to MAGAARSCLCLLLLAAPAGPLRAGFQEISLLSSYEVIIPQRLGRERREASDVSSVQDKVSYAIEIEGKEYTIHLEKNKELLPKDFTVYTYSKEGKLQSEYPDVQDHCHYQGYVEGILDSVVAVSTCSGLRGLVTIGNITYGIDPMDSSSGSKHILYPLDNVKKEPTMCGVTTEGHERERAGENHHPSMTQLLRRKRAVLHQTRYVELFIVVDKEKFEDFGKSETEVREHMVQLANFLDSMYVMLNIRIVLVGLEIWKYENIISTDGGAGDVLANFVQWREKNLVLRRRHDSAQFVLKKGFGGTAGMAYVGTVCSKSHAGGINVFGKISIQMFASIMAHELGHNLGMNHDDERVCHCGASSCIMSSGASGSRNFSSCSAEDFEKLTLNKGGSCLLNVPKPDETYSVPYCGNRLVDVGEECDCGSPKECESDPCCEPGTCRLRSGAACAYGDCCKNCQLLPGGTECRASNNECDLPEYCNGTSQFCQPDFTVQNGHPCHNEEAYCYNGVCQYYDAQCQDIFGSKAKAAPNICFAEVNSKGDRFGNCGFHGHDYKKCSSWNAMCGKLQCENVKTMPVFGIKPAIIQTPIRGTTCWGVDFQLGSDVPDPGMVNEGTKCGTGKICRHFQCVSASVLNYDCDVERQCHGHGVCNNNRNCHCEAGWAPPYCETKGYGGSLDSGPPYNDSMLRLVVNANVVPAPSILRYRRGVHDTETGRYRDKDTSLRNGLLVFFFLVLPLLIAAALAFARRDRLKRWFRRLMSRCHSSLQSPPPRTETEPRDYQPRGFSHGMPYSSRSVPMDMEPNTFPVPSYPVNQHPQQAYHQSYYPSPQYQAPQPQKLPTRPPPPQQKCVPQGPLPSQQKCLPQGHYFPSRPAPLPPK
- the ADAM9 gene encoding disintegrin and metalloproteinase domain-containing protein 9 isoform X2 — encoded protein: MAGAARSCLCLLLLAAPAGPLRAGFQEISLLSSYEVIIPQRLGRERREASDVSSVQDKVSYAIEIEGKEYTIHLEKNKELLPKDFTVYTYSKEGKLQSEYPDVQDHCHYQGYVEGILDSVVAVSTCSGLRGLVTIGNITYGIDPMDSSSGSKHILYPLDNVKKEPTMCGVTTEGHERERAGENHHPSMTQLLRRKRAVLHQTRYVELFIVVDKEKFEDFGKSETEVREHMVQLANFLDSMYVMLNIRIVLVGLEIWKYENIISTDGGAGDVLANFVQWREKNLVLRRRHDSAQFVLKKGFGGTAGMAYVGTVCSKSHAGGINVFGKISIQMFASIMAHELGHNLGMNHDDERVCHCGASSCIMSSGASGSRNFSSCSAEDFEKLTLNKGGSCLLNVPKPDETYSVPYCGNRLVDVGEECDCGSPKECESDPCCEPGTCRLRSGAACAYGDCCKNCQLLPGGTECRASNNECDLPEYCNGTSQFCQPDFTVQNGHPCHNEEAYCYNGVCQYYDAQCQDIFGSKAKAAPNICFAEVNSKGDRFGNCGFHGHDYKKCSSWNAMCGKLQCENVKTMPVFGIKPAIIQTPIRGTTCWGVDFQLGSDVPDPGMVNEGTKCGTGKICRHFQCVSASVLNYDCDVERQCHGHGVCNNNRNCHCEAGWAPPYCETKGYGGSLDSGPPYNDKDTSLRNGLLVFFFLVLPLLIAAALAFARRDRLKRWFRRLMSRCHSSLQSPPPRTETEPRDYQPRGFSHGMPYSSRSVPMDMEPNTFPVPSYPVNQHPQQAYHQSYYPSPQYQAPQPQKLPTRPPPPQQKCVPQGPLPSQQKCLPQGHYFPSRPAPLPPK